A segment of the uncultured Desulfobulbus sp. genome:
AACAGCGCTCACCGCCTCGGTTCTCGCCGTCGGCTCAGTCTCAAAAGCACTGGCTACAGAAAGCCCCGCTTATCTTAATGTAGTGTACAGCAAAGATAACCCAGGAAAATGGGCAGCAAAAGTCGGCAGCCATGCCCCAGTCGTCACCATTGAAGGCACAAAGGTTACTGTGACCACCAAACACCCCATGTCGGATGCCCATTTCATTGTTCGTCATACCTTGGTTCTTGGCGATGGCACACCACTTGGCGCGACCACCTTTACCCCCACAGACACCCCTGAATCCAACTACGAGTTACCCGCAGGGTATACGGGCAAAATCACAGCAACCAGCTTTTGTAATCGACACGATTTTTGGATCAGTGAAAGTGTAGTTTAAAGGGGCATTTGCATCCTTTTTTCCTCTTCCGTCAATCAGCTTAACGATGCCCTCCTTCAATCAATATTGATGGCATTGGAGAAAATCACAACTTACCCCTAGGTTACGCAAAATCAGTAGTTCACGAAGCGTAAAACGTTATTCTCAAGCCCTTTTTACGAGAACGACAAATCCCACATAGCAGAGGGGAGCCAGCACTTGGCTGGCCCCCCTGCCCCTAAAATAACTAACACTATCTTGTCAAAATCAGCTGCTCAATTGGACAGCCTCTTTCACCAGCCCATCAAACTGTTAACTTTTGTGAACAGACCTCTCTCACCACTGTCTACTTTTCTTGACACAGCTGCCAACAAAAATAACTAGGAATTATTACCAATGCTTAAAAGCTTAAGCCACCAATAATTGGGGAATTTTCAGAAATCACTTCTTCCTACTTTCTATTTTTTGTTCGACAAGCAGATTGTCCTTTCCTAACCGGTATCTCTTCCGGACGATATCTCTCTACAAACTGTCCAATTTCCTAGACAACATTCACTGACGGCAGTTTTGCGCGCTCACAGATTATTTTCAATAACAAACGGAAAATAAACTAAAAACAAATCTCTTTCCTTCAATATTTTCGTATGGCAAGATTCATGCAGTTAAGAAAAAAATTTTGCCTACTTTCCTGCGGCCTCAACGCCGTTCCCCATGAGCTATGAACGTGAATACATCTATGCCGATACCTGCTCAAGCGCACCACGGACATGCCTGGAAAAATAACTGGCCACCTCTACTCACTGCATCTCTGGATATTTTACGAACCCTATCCGGTTCGACCGAACAGGATTTTCTCAACATTGGGCGGCAGATGCAGGAAGCCTACATGCACACCAGCGAGCTTTCGCAAACAGCCCGAGACCTGGTTGAGATTGCCGGAGGCGGTCGTGTGGGAGAACTTATGGAACAGCTTCGCCAGATGCTGATGGAGATGGCGAATTACCTGGAACAGGCACAAGAACGCAGTCTGCATAACTCCAATCAAATTGGCGAGGTAGGGACGGTTCTTCGCCAGGTCAGCCCGCCGGTTGAAGACTTTCGCCGCATGGCCAAACAACTCTATATTTTTGAGGTCCTTATCCGCATAGAGTCCACCTATCTTCAAGACATGGGAGGAGAGTTCTTAAACCTGGCCACCGACATCCGCAAACTTTCCTCGCAGATCAAAGCAAAAACCTCGGCCATCAAGGGAAACATTGATGGATTACTGAAAACCGTAGGTGAACACAGCCGCTTTTTTGACGAAGAGCTAAGCCAAGGCGAAGATCGCAAATCAGCGGCCCTTGATAATACAGAACACAGCTTGGCATCACTTGAAAATATCCATCAGAACTACCTCAACTCGGGAACGCTTATCGAGTCGATTTCTTCACAAAACACTAACGATATCAGTGAAATTGTCCAATCTCTTCAAATGGAGGACACCTATCGCCAACAGGTAGAGCATGTGGCAGAAGCTTTAGAAGCTGTCCTTCCTCTCTTTACACAGTGTGAACAGGTCGATGATGCATTTGATGAAGAGATGGAACAAAAAGCCATTCTCAAAATTGGCGATGTTTGCGAGATTCAGCATGCCCAGCTCACTTTTGCCAGCACTGTCCTCTATGAATCAGTTGAAACCATTCTCGCAAAAATAACGCACTTGCAAGCATCACAGCGGGAGATCACTGATAATATCGCATCTGGATCAACAACCACCCGCAGGGGAGACTCCTTTTTAGGTGCTATCACCAGCAACATGACCGCAGTTACCGACCTGCTTCAGAAGTATGGCTCAACCACCGCAACCATTGACGACATGATGCGCAATGTGCTGAGTACCATGGGAGAGATCACGACCTTTGTCCATGATATCGAGCTGTTTGGCAGTGAAATTATTCAAATTGCCCTGAATGCACGTATTAAAGCCGTGAGTACCGGCCAGGATGGAGCATCCATGAGTACCCTCTCTGACGAGGTCGGACAACTCTCCAAGGATGCCATTCGCCGAACAGATATCATTTCTCAGGCTTTGGGTAAGATTCAAAACATTACCGAGGCTATCGCAAGTGATTCGGAAAGCAAACAGCATGTGTTAAGCGACCAGCTCATGGAAATGCAACAGCGGATGCACCTGCTCCTGGGCGACCTTGAAGAGGTCGGGAGCGAATTGCAAAGCCTGGTAGGACAAATGCAGCAGCAGGGAAAAGCCCTGACCCTAGAGTTTGATCAACTGACCCGTTCTATCCACGTACACACTCGCACAAAACAGATCGCCAGCGGTGTTCTGGATAAACTGGAGCAGGTATTCACAGCCTCTCGAAAGCTGTACCCTGCAAGTGAGGCCTTTAAACAAGAGCTGCACAACCTGGCTGACCGGTACACCATGGAAAGCGAACGGCGTATACATGCTGAAATTGCCCAAAAACACGGCGTTACCCTCAAACAAACAGCATCCACTCCAGTTGAGCAGGAAGCCGAATCCAGTGAGTTTGGGGATAATGTTGATCTTTTTTAATGCTCAAAAGGCACTTTCTTGCCGAACTGACATTTTTTTACCGTTCTCCGCTTTGGAGAGCTCTATACAACGAACCAAACCGCTGAAGACGGTCAATTTAAGGAGTTACAATCATGGGAAAAACAATAATGACCGCCGACGATTCGGCTTCTATCCGCCAGATGGTTTCCTTTACCCTGAAACAGAACGGATATGAGGTTGTCGAAGCAGTGGATGGCCAGGATGCGCTGAACAA
Coding sequences within it:
- a CDS encoding methyl-accepting chemotaxis protein, giving the protein MNTSMPIPAQAHHGHAWKNNWPPLLTASLDILRTLSGSTEQDFLNIGRQMQEAYMHTSELSQTARDLVEIAGGGRVGELMEQLRQMLMEMANYLEQAQERSLHNSNQIGEVGTVLRQVSPPVEDFRRMAKQLYIFEVLIRIESTYLQDMGGEFLNLATDIRKLSSQIKAKTSAIKGNIDGLLKTVGEHSRFFDEELSQGEDRKSAALDNTEHSLASLENIHQNYLNSGTLIESISSQNTNDISEIVQSLQMEDTYRQQVEHVAEALEAVLPLFTQCEQVDDAFDEEMEQKAILKIGDVCEIQHAQLTFASTVLYESVETILAKITHLQASQREITDNIASGSTTTRRGDSFLGAITSNMTAVTDLLQKYGSTTATIDDMMRNVLSTMGEITTFVHDIELFGSEIIQIALNARIKAVSTGQDGASMSTLSDEVGQLSKDAIRRTDIISQALGKIQNITEAIASDSESKQHVLSDQLMEMQQRMHLLLGDLEEVGSELQSLVGQMQQQGKALTLEFDQLTRSIHVHTRTKQIASGVLDKLEQVFTASRKLYPASEAFKQELHNLADRYTMESERRIHAEIAQKHGVTLKQTASTPVEQEAESSEFGDNVDLF
- a CDS encoding desulfoferrodoxin family protein; translated protein: MQDRRDFLKTTALTASVLAVGSVSKALATESPAYLNVVYSKDNPGKWAAKVGSHAPVVTIEGTKVTVTTKHPMSDAHFIVRHTLVLGDGTPLGATTFTPTDTPESNYELPAGYTGKITATSFCNRHDFWISESVV